TGGTCTGGCTTCAATTACATGCTGCAGGTAGCTTGCCAGAGTTTGGGTCCGCTTAAAAGCGGTGGGGTTGTTGTGGGCATTGATCTTAAGGTGTCGTTTCTAGTTCCTTgattctttttagtttttgttctGTGTTGGTCTCCCGAAGCACATTGATATGAATGGATTTGTTGGTAAAAGAATTTACTTTTTAAGAaagatttttacttttttggtgggttgtaattttaatttgtgaaatatGGAATATGCAGAGCAGAAGGTGAAGGTTCCTTCTCGTCACTGTGATGCGAGGGTTCAAACTGTTTGTGCCGATGTCATGAACCTCACCAAAGACAAAGTTAAGGCACTCTCTCCTCAGGTATTATAAAATGGAAGTCACTATGCGATTCTAATTGGTTTATATTTTTGGGGATATGAGGTTAACACAATTAGTGTTGGCAGGGCCATGTAGCTGAGTAACTTTCTTTTGGGCTCCTTAATAACCTTAGAACTGGTCCGACATTGGTGGGTGTTCATTAGGATTCCTTGAGATCGAATGAAACCATCCTCCTATGCATCTACTCTTGCTTCGTTAGTTTGGGGCCTAACGGAATTTCATAGTAATTTAATTTGTAGAATGCTTAATTACCATGCAGCACGGAATAGTAGTTGATTCTCTCAAATATTTGAGCCTCCCAATCCTCGCCTCTTATCAGGTTATCATTTAACCTTGTTGCCTTTGTTTGAACCTCTGAAACAGTAGACACCTCAGTTAGGAGACCATGTTCATGGTATCCTTTTAAGTTTGTAAagagggtttttattttttccagtcAAGGATTTGAACATTGTCTCTTTGAGTTTCCAACTCGATAAATCTTACTTTCTCTCAAGGCAAACCATTTCTGgaatctctgtgtgtgtgtatgtgtagaGCAGGGATACAGATGATCTGTTTGCCTATTGTGCAGAAAGGGTTTTCTGTAATACTCTCGGATATGTGTCCCTTAGTTTCGGGAATCAAAACAAGGGATGCAGCTTTATCAGTTGAGTTAGGGATGCGAGCACTTGATTTGGCTGTTGGTGGGGCTGCGTTACTGGATGATAAACTGGATGGTTCAACCTCTGATACAGATAATAAAGGTCTATTGCACGCAGGGGGCCACCTTGTAATAAAGCTTTTAGAAAGTGAAGATGTGCAAGGTTGGATTTTATATTTCACGagagcatttatatatatatatatatttccagcTGATTCATTGGCACATTTTTTTCCTGGTCTTTTTCCCTTGCAGAATTCAGTCGGATATGCAAGCCGCTCTTCAGAAAGGCGTCATGGCTAAGGCCTAAAGCTACAAGATCTTCATCCAGAGAAATTTATTTGATATGTCAAGGTTTGCAATCGCATGCCAGGATGTAgttttttgatttatttgctTCTTGCACAGATGCAGGCAACCAGATTTCTGGATGGCGCAATGAAATCATGTTTTGTTTCCGTCATTGTTGTgggaaatattgattttataacCTAATACGATATTTGTGAGCCCAGTCACTCTTAATGTTATTCAAAGTTTAAGAAGATTGAGATGCCAAATCATagtgtttttttgtttcccGGTAAGCCCTGTTAAGTTGTTTTAACTTAGAAATTGGAAGTTCGTTCTGATATTAAATAAATCTATACGAAGCCAATTGTAAATTGTTCCTTGTCCATGCTTCATGCCCGGGCGAGTTCCGTTATATCTACGACATGATGGTGTCGGTGATGGGTTCTGGAACATGTGTATGTGATTCAAGATTGGTCGTGCAGGTGCATtagttgttaaaaaaaactGTTGC
Above is a genomic segment from Juglans microcarpa x Juglans regia isolate MS1-56 chromosome 1D, Jm3101_v1.0, whole genome shotgun sequence containing:
- the LOC121240105 gene encoding ribosomal RNA large subunit methyltransferase E, producing the protein MSGAPDFFYREAQRLGYVARSAFKLLQMQKQYKLITPGSSVLDLGCAPGAWLQVACQSLGPLKSGGVVVGIDLKKVKVPSRHCDARVQTVCADVMNLTKDKVKALSPQKGFSVILSDMCPLVSGIKTRDAALSVELGMRALDLAVGGAALLDDKLDGSTSDTDNKGLLHAGGHLVIKLLESEDVQEFSRICKPLFRKASWLRPKATRSSSREIYLICQGLQSHARM